The following coding sequences are from one Planctomycetota bacterium window:
- the tadA gene encoding Flp pilus assembly complex ATPase component TadA produces the protein MLSSIDKKFNRILLKNKAITQEKSEEIIALTDKEKKTFVDLLIDKKVIDESTLLSAISSDVNIPPVVPERITFDEKVVVVIPEKKATEYNILPISRIGNILTIAVSDPFDVVKLDDLRILSKCELRLVLTLERWIKDAIVRAYHPEEHKMDELMEDMSGETLDLELSKSTADKDEKLDLTQISDEAGESPVIKLVNMMLSKAMDEGASDIHIEPYEKKTSVRFRYDGILQEAFAPPKKLHNAVVSRIKIISHLDIAERRLPQDGKFQIKKGDRRVDIRVSIIPTVHGERVVMRVLDSSALNLKIEDLGFEEKDFKAFEKAIDASYGMVLISGPTGCGKTTTLYCAVKKIFNPQDNIITVEDPVEYQLPGIIQVPVNAKQGMTFAAALRSILRQDPDIIMIGEMRDLETADIGVKAAITGHLVFSTLHTNDSVSTVSRLADMGIDRFMISSAVLLVANQRLIRKLCTNCKRPIKTIDEKKLLTLGFKKDDISKATLFEPVGCSRCTGGYKGRVAIYEVLELDDEIKRMIINDSSPLEIRDYAINKLGLTTIRRGAIIKAMQGLTSIDEVSKNT, from the coding sequence ATGTTATCCAGTATCGACAAGAAATTTAACCGCATTCTATTAAAGAATAAAGCCATAACCCAGGAAAAGTCCGAAGAGATAATCGCGCTAACCGATAAGGAGAAAAAGACCTTTGTTGACCTTCTTATTGATAAAAAAGTAATAGACGAGAGCACTTTGCTGTCCGCCATATCTTCAGATGTAAATATACCGCCGGTGGTGCCTGAAAGAATCACATTTGACGAAAAAGTGGTGGTGGTAATTCCCGAGAAAAAAGCGACCGAATATAATATATTGCCTATCTCCCGGATAGGCAATATTCTCACCATCGCCGTATCAGATCCCTTCGATGTCGTGAAACTGGACGATTTAAGAATCCTGAGTAAATGCGAGTTGAGATTAGTTTTGACATTGGAACGCTGGATAAAAGATGCCATTGTCCGGGCATATCACCCCGAAGAACACAAAATGGATGAATTAATGGAAGATATGTCCGGAGAAACACTTGATTTAGAATTAAGCAAATCCACCGCGGACAAGGATGAAAAACTGGATTTAACGCAAATATCAGATGAAGCCGGCGAATCCCCTGTTATCAAGCTGGTAAACATGATGCTCTCCAAGGCAATGGATGAGGGGGCGTCGGATATTCATATTGAACCATATGAAAAGAAAACCTCCGTCCGCTTCCGTTATGACGGTATCCTGCAAGAAGCATTTGCGCCGCCAAAGAAACTCCATAATGCCGTAGTCTCACGTATTAAAATTATATCACACCTCGATATTGCCGAACGACGCCTTCCGCAGGATGGAAAGTTCCAGATAAAAAAGGGGGACCGGCGGGTTGATATCCGCGTCTCCATCATACCAACTGTCCATGGAGAAAGAGTCGTGATGAGAGTCCTTGACTCATCGGCATTGAACCTAAAAATTGAGGATTTAGGGTTCGAAGAAAAGGATTTCAAGGCTTTCGAAAAGGCCATTGACGCTTCTTATGGAATGGTCCTGATAAGCGGACCAACCGGCTGCGGTAAAACCACCACGCTTTACTGCGCGGTCAAGAAGATATTCAACCCGCAGGATAACATCATTACCGTGGAAGACCCGGTGGAATATCAGCTCCCCGGTATCATTCAGGTGCCGGTTAACGCCAAACAGGGCATGACCTTTGCCGCGGCGCTCCGTTCCATCTTAAGACAGGACCCCGATATCATTATGATTGGAGAAATGCGCGACTTGGAAACCGCCGATATCGGAGTCAAGGCCGCTATCACCGGCCACCTGGTCTTCAGCACGCTCCATACCAATGACAGCGTCTCCACGGTTTCACGGTTGGCTGATATGGGCATTGACCGTTTTATGATTTCCTCCGCAGTCCTTCTGGTTGCTAACCAGCGCCTGATACGAAAATTATGCACCAATTGCAAGAGACCGATAAAAACCATTGATGAGAAAAAATTACTCACTCTCGGATTCAAGAAAGACGACATAAGCAAAGCCACCCTCTTTGAGCCGGTGGGCTGTTCACGGTGCACCGGAGGTTATAAAGGGCGCGTGGCTATTTATGAAGTCCTGGAGCTGGATGACGAGATAAAAAGAATGATTATCAACGATTCTTCCCCGCTGGAAATCCGCGATTACGCCATTAACAAATTAGGTTTGACAACTATCAGGCGCGGTGCTATCATTAAAGCAATGCAGGGGTTGACATCCATTGACGAAGTATCAAAGAATACTTAA
- the tadA gene encoding Flp pilus assembly complex ATPase component TadA produces MKTSLDKKISSLLLKQNIITADKNQEIISQSLNSDLSYVDTILKNNVIPEATLLALVALDTNIPPIDIDKIQPDEDLVLSFDRERLESYSMIPIDKLNNLITVILSNPYDIVKLDEAKMLFNCDIRMVISTPAKIKQKLELVYNPGEKEMEKLLDESLTDDVEITKIDTGDDMSIAELTKSGEDAPIIKFVNKIIYKALEEKASDIHVEPYEKMVSIRYRKDGVLHEAMSPPKKIFNAIISRMKIMTSLDIAERRIPQDGKFQIKFEGRQIDFRVSTLPTIFGEKVVMRVLDSSSITMGLDVLGFEPEALDAFRRAINTPYGMLLVTGPTGSGKSTTLYSALKEIMSVEDNVMTVEDPVEYQLEGVGQVPINPKRGFTFSTALRSILRQDPNKIMVGEIRDGETADIAIKAAMTGHLVLSTLHTNDAASSISRLIDMGVDKFLVASSVILIAAQRLARKLCDSCKKPMEKLPVIEKMVEIGFKESECKSSSIYRPTGCPRCNKGYKGRFAFLEALEIDDEMRRMIIKGSSVMDIKDYALKQKNMISLRRCGILNILRGKTSIEEVLRMTEV; encoded by the coding sequence ATGAAAACGAGTTTAGATAAAAAAATAAGCAGCCTGCTTCTCAAGCAAAATATCATAACCGCTGATAAAAACCAGGAAATTATCAGCCAGTCACTCAACAGCGACCTGTCTTATGTGGATACTATTCTCAAGAACAATGTCATACCCGAGGCAACCCTATTGGCTCTCGTCGCCCTGGATACTAATATTCCCCCTATCGATATAGATAAAATTCAGCCGGATGAGGATTTAGTCCTGTCATTCGACAGAGAGCGGCTGGAATCATACAGCATGATACCTATAGATAAGCTTAACAACCTCATAACGGTTATTCTTTCTAACCCCTATGATATTGTAAAACTCGACGAAGCCAAAATGCTCTTCAACTGCGACATCCGGATGGTCATTTCAACGCCGGCAAAAATAAAGCAGAAATTAGAGCTTGTCTATAACCCCGGCGAAAAGGAAATGGAAAAATTATTGGATGAGAGCTTAACGGATGATGTCGAAATAACGAAAATCGATACCGGCGATGATATGAGCATCGCCGAGCTAACCAAATCAGGCGAGGACGCACCGATTATTAAATTCGTCAATAAAATTATCTACAAGGCGCTGGAGGAAAAAGCCAGCGATATCCATGTGGAACCGTACGAAAAAATGGTCTCGATTCGTTACCGCAAAGACGGCGTCCTTCACGAAGCCATGTCGCCCCCCAAGAAGATATTTAATGCGATTATTTCCAGAATGAAAATTATGACTTCTCTTGACATCGCCGAAAGAAGAATCCCTCAGGACGGCAAATTTCAGATTAAGTTCGAAGGACGGCAGATAGATTTCCGCGTTTCAACCCTGCCTACTATTTTTGGAGAAAAGGTCGTGATGCGTGTTCTTGACTCCTCAAGCATTACCATGGGCCTGGATGTTTTGGGATTTGAGCCTGAAGCATTAGATGCCTTTCGGCGGGCAATCAATACCCCATACGGCATGCTTCTGGTAACCGGACCAACCGGCAGTGGTAAAAGCACCACATTGTATTCGGCTCTTAAGGAAATCATGTCCGTAGAAGATAACGTAATGACCGTGGAAGATCCGGTTGAATACCAGCTAGAAGGGGTCGGACAAGTCCCTATAAACCCTAAAAGAGGTTTTACTTTCTCTACAGCCCTGCGTTCGATATTGCGCCAAGACCCGAATAAAATAATGGTCGGAGAAATCAGAGATGGCGAAACCGCTGACATTGCCATTAAAGCCGCCATGACCGGGCACTTGGTTCTCAGCACCTTACATACAAACGATGCCGCCTCATCCATTTCAAGGTTAATTGATATGGGCGTGGACAAATTCCTGGTGGCCTCCTCGGTAATTCTGATAGCCGCCCAGCGCCTGGCCCGAAAACTCTGCGATAGCTGCAAGAAACCGATGGAAAAGTTACCGGTAATAGAAAAAATGGTGGAGATCGGATTCAAGGAATCGGAATGCAAATCATCCTCTATTTATCGCCCCACTGGCTGTCCGCGTTGTAATAAAGGATACAAAGGCCGATTTGCCTTCCTGGAAGCCCTGGAAATTGACGATGAAATGCGCCGGATGATTATCAAAGGCTCCTCGGTCATGGATATCAAGGATTATGCCCTGAAACAAAAAAACATGATCAGCTTAAGGCGTTGCGGCATACTTAATATATTACGCGGTAAAACCTCTATTGAAGAAGTCCTGAGGATGACCGAAGTATAA
- a CDS encoding acetyl-CoA C-acetyltransferase → MNSAMIISAVRTPIGRFNGSLSTFSAPKLGSLVVAESIKRAGVSPDIVDEVIMGNVVAAGLGQNPARQASHYGGVPDRVPALTINKVCGSGLKAVMLAANSIKAGESQSIIAGGMESMTNAPYVLPSARFGQRLGHAELVDAMVLDGLWDIYNNFHMAITAELVSDKYKVSREMQDFFAAQSHQKAVKAAKEGSFKDEIMSVKIPAPKGKEPITLDKDEGMREDTTAEKLGQLKPAFKENGTVTAGNASQISDGASALLIMSSEKQEKMGLKPMARIIDYAAGGLSPEWVMMAPVEAVKNLLQKTKMKITDFDLIEINEAFSAAAVAVTNELKANPEIVNIHGGAVALGHPIGCSGARILTTLIYALKQRHLKKGLATLCLGGGNAVALAIELI, encoded by the coding sequence ATGAATTCGGCTATGATTATAAGTGCGGTTCGCACGCCCATTGGGAGATTTAACGGTTCATTGAGTACATTCTCGGCACCAAAATTAGGCAGCCTGGTAGTAGCGGAATCAATTAAACGAGCCGGTGTCTCGCCGGATATTGTTGATGAAGTAATAATGGGCAATGTCGTAGCTGCCGGATTGGGACAGAACCCGGCCCGCCAAGCCTCGCATTATGGCGGCGTCCCGGATCGAGTCCCCGCCCTGACAATAAATAAGGTCTGCGGCTCAGGCTTAAAAGCAGTTATGCTGGCAGCTAATTCAATCAAGGCTGGAGAATCACAGTCAATCATTGCCGGCGGAATGGAAAGCATGACCAATGCCCCGTATGTTTTACCGTCTGCGCGATTCGGGCAACGATTGGGGCACGCGGAACTTGTGGATGCCATGGTTTTGGACGGCTTATGGGATATCTATAATAATTTCCATATGGCCATTACGGCTGAATTGGTCTCGGATAAATATAAAGTTTCCCGTGAAATGCAGGACTTCTTTGCCGCCCAAAGCCACCAAAAAGCGGTTAAAGCAGCAAAAGAAGGCAGTTTTAAGGATGAAATCATGTCCGTTAAAATACCCGCCCCAAAAGGCAAGGAACCTATCACATTAGATAAAGACGAGGGCATGCGCGAAGATACCACGGCAGAAAAACTGGGACAGTTAAAACCTGCGTTCAAGGAAAACGGAACGGTTACAGCGGGTAATGCATCTCAGATAAGCGATGGCGCCAGCGCCCTGCTGATAATGTCATCCGAGAAACAGGAAAAGATGGGCTTAAAACCAATGGCGCGCATAATAGATTATGCCGCGGGAGGTCTCTCGCCGGAATGGGTAATGATGGCGCCGGTCGAGGCGGTAAAGAACCTGCTGCAAAAAACAAAGATGAAAATAACCGACTTTGACTTGATAGAAATCAACGAGGCATTCTCGGCCGCGGCTGTGGCGGTAACCAACGAGTTAAAGGCTAATCCGGAAATAGTCAATATCCACGGAGGCGCCGTTGCCCTGGGACACCCAATTGGGTGCAGTGGCGCCCGAATCTTAACAACCCTTATTTACGCCCTAAAACAACGCCATCTAAAAAAAGGATTGGCAACGCTATGCCTCGGAGGCGGCAACGCTGTTGCTCTGGCAATTGAATTAATATAA
- a CDS encoding NAD(P)-dependent oxidoreductase codes for MKVLVTGGTGFVGGHLVERLLQKKYEVHCVCRNTSNLQHLKSLPHSDNLKFVNLDISNPASYNTLTYILKDADYVYHLAGLIKAYRAEDYDQANFLAAKYLIEAMAKANNKNLKRFLHLSSLAAAGPSDTINGITEDAPCRPISYYGQSKLKGEIAVKSYDALLPITILRPPPVYGPRDSGLLFFFQAAARGIKPQFNHKKHISLIYVHDLIDATILAAEDHRAIGQTYFVANKEYYSINEVIKIISNIVNKNAVSVKLSDGFIKTAAEIYEGFCYILGREPSMINSQKVLELSQNYWTCLTEKIRIGIGFGASTPIEKGLKETANWYSENGWI; via the coding sequence ATGAAAGTTCTGGTTACCGGCGGAACGGGTTTTGTCGGCGGGCACCTCGTTGAACGGTTGTTACAGAAAAAATACGAGGTACACTGCGTCTGCAGAAACACCAGCAACCTGCAGCACCTTAAGTCGCTCCCCCACTCCGATAACCTCAAGTTTGTTAATCTGGACATCTCAAACCCCGCTTCTTATAACACCTTAACATATATCCTGAAAGATGCTGATTATGTCTATCATCTGGCCGGGCTGATAAAGGCGTATCGGGCTGAAGATTATGACCAGGCCAATTTCCTAGCCGCCAAATATCTCATAGAAGCCATGGCCAAGGCAAATAACAAAAACCTGAAACGTTTCCTGCATTTAAGCAGTTTGGCCGCAGCCGGGCCGTCTGATACCATTAACGGAATAACCGAAGATGCCCCCTGCCGGCCGATTTCCTATTACGGCCAAAGCAAGCTCAAGGGCGAAATTGCCGTAAAGAGCTATGATGCATTATTACCCATAACAATACTCAGGCCGCCTCCGGTTTACGGCCCCCGTGACAGCGGTTTATTATTTTTCTTCCAGGCGGCTGCCCGCGGCATCAAGCCGCAATTCAACCATAAAAAACATATCAGTCTGATATATGTCCATGACCTGATTGACGCCACTATTCTTGCTGCAGAAGATCATCGCGCTATCGGCCAAACATACTTTGTGGCTAACAAAGAGTATTACTCTATCAATGAGGTTATTAAAATCATCAGTAACATCGTCAACAAAAATGCCGTCAGCGTTAAACTATCAGACGGCTTTATCAAAACGGCGGCGGAAATATACGAAGGATTCTGCTATATCTTAGGCCGTGAACCGTCCATGATAAACAGCCAAAAAGTGTTGGAATTAAGTCAGAATTACTGGACTTGTCTGACTGAAAAGATTAGAATAGGCATTGGTTTTGGGGCTTCAACGCCCATCGAAAAAGGGCTGAAAGAAACAGCAAACTGGTATTCGGAAAATGGTTGGATTTAG
- a CDS encoding DUF192 domain-containing protein, which translates to MPIKRLLFILLGIIFLLRCQSDTPTTYKLTINGKSIVIELADTEQTRAKGLQYRTSLAPGHGMLFAYPEGKILNFWMKDTSIPLSIAFIKPDGSILEIQDMKPFSLESITSSAPAQYALETNRGWFKDNQVKAGDIVLFPPSLRNRLQQR; encoded by the coding sequence ATGCCGATAAAACGCTTATTATTCATTTTACTAGGCATCATATTCCTGTTGAGATGCCAGTCGGATACACCGACAACCTATAAACTAACCATCAACGGGAAATCAATCGTGATAGAGCTGGCAGACACTGAACAGACGCGCGCCAAGGGACTTCAATACAGGACTTCATTAGCGCCCGGCCACGGAATGCTTTTTGCCTACCCGGAGGGAAAGATACTGAATTTCTGGATGAAAGACACCTCAATACCGCTTTCCATTGCCTTTATCAAACCGGACGGCTCAATATTGGAAATCCAGGATATGAAACCATTCAGCTTAGAAAGCATTACTTCAAGCGCTCCGGCGCAATATGCATTAGAAACCAATCGCGGCTGGTTCAAGGACAATCAGGTTAAAGCCGGCGATATCGTCTTATTCCCGCCATCCCTCAGAAATCGCCTGCAGCAGCGGTAG